A window of the Haloquadratum walsbyi C23 genome harbors these coding sequences:
- a CDS encoding NifU family protein gives MSESDQTQTESLRHRIENWMVGQMPIIQMHGGESVVRKADPETGEVVVELGGACAGCGISNLTAENIKSDLIMDFDHVEDVRVKVPSSGDHGNSTVEGGRGGELQYGGGETGHF, from the coding sequence ATGAGCGAATCCGATCAAACACAAACTGAGTCACTTCGTCACCGTATTGAAAATTGGATGGTTGGTCAAATGCCAATTATACAGATGCATGGCGGTGAAAGTGTTGTCCGGAAGGCTGATCCTGAGACCGGCGAAGTAGTTGTTGAACTCGGTGGCGCATGTGCAGGCTGTGGGATATCAAATCTCACTGCTGAGAACATTAAGTCAGATCTGATAATGGACTTTGATCATGTTGAGGATGTCCGGGTAAAAGTCCCAAGCTCCGGTGACCATGGCAATAGCACAGTTGAGGGTGGTCGTGGCGGAGAATTACAGTATGGTGGTGGTGAAACGGGACACTTCTGA
- a CDS encoding geranylgeranyl reductase family protein codes for MYDFAVVGVGPAGARFAREAAATGYDVIAFEKGTIGTPLACSGHVSTDIWEYVPDGAVTDLRQNTIHGARFHVGGPQTDPHPFYKREAVSNVIDRVDLDRTLATAARSCGADIREEHTVTNIDERHDRVTLTVSHSGDKETFRARMVAGCDGPVSRVRRQAGLPEPDELLHGVLAFDSTPDTADFVDVHLTAPEFFAWRIPRGEAGVEYGLAAPPNESVSALFDRLTDAYDVETEQFCSGAIPIGPPSRVHTRRVFLIGDAAAQTKPFTGGGILYGMTAADAAVATIDPDDPATLRDYDRAWREELANEIELGHLIRRAYSLPPTVQRAGLRALSGEIAVHMDRPTSLFSRDQLWALVGR; via the coding sequence ATGTATGACTTTGCGGTAGTGGGTGTTGGTCCAGCCGGAGCCCGCTTCGCTCGTGAGGCTGCTGCTACGGGTTATGACGTCATCGCATTCGAGAAAGGGACAATTGGAACACCACTTGCCTGTTCTGGACACGTAAGTACAGATATTTGGGAGTATGTGCCGGATGGGGCGGTTACGGACCTCAGACAGAATACGATCCACGGGGCTCGATTTCACGTTGGGGGTCCGCAGACTGACCCACACCCGTTCTATAAACGTGAGGCAGTATCAAATGTTATCGATCGGGTTGATCTTGATCGAACACTTGCCACAGCAGCAAGAAGCTGTGGAGCCGATATTCGAGAAGAGCATACCGTGACAAATATCGACGAGAGACACGATAGAGTCACTCTCACCGTCTCTCACAGTGGGGATAAAGAGACATTCCGTGCACGGATGGTTGCTGGATGTGATGGTCCTGTCTCGCGTGTTCGTCGACAAGCAGGGCTTCCTGAACCAGACGAACTACTGCATGGTGTCCTTGCGTTTGATTCGACACCTGATACTGCGGACTTTGTCGACGTTCATCTGACTGCCCCAGAGTTCTTTGCATGGCGGATTCCTCGAGGTGAAGCGGGCGTCGAATATGGACTTGCAGCACCACCAAATGAGTCGGTATCAGCCCTTTTTGATCGATTGACAGACGCGTATGATGTTGAAACAGAGCAATTTTGTTCAGGAGCAATCCCGATTGGACCACCAAGTCGGGTTCACACTCGCCGTGTATTTTTGATTGGTGACGCCGCAGCACAGACAAAGCCATTCACTGGTGGTGGAATTCTATATGGAATGACGGCAGCAGACGCTGCTGTTGCAACGATTGACCCAGACGACCCGGCAACACTCCGCGATTATGATAGAGCCTGGCGAGAAGAATTAGCGAATGAGATCGAACTCGGACATTTGATCCGGCGAGCATATTCACTTCCACCTACGGTTCAGCGAGCCGGTCTTCGCGCGCTCTCTGGTGAGATTGCTGTGCACATGGATAGACCGACATCACTGTTTTCACGGGATCAGCTCTGGGCACTTGTCGGTCGATAA
- a CDS encoding ROK family protein, with product MSYYVGVDLGATNVRAVVAGEDGSVYGRSDDTTPGGPTGIAVTEAVLGVVREACADATIAPDSVSAAGIGAIGPLDLAAGAVENPANLPDTIDQIPLTGPLSVLLDTKQVFLHNDTNAGVIGERFYADRNPDDMVYLTISSGIGAGVCVDGSVLTGWDGNAGEIGHMTVDPQGRLTCGCGHDGHWEAYCSGNSIPRYAKQLYETNPIETAIPIDDPALSAVDIFQYAPDDEFASYVLDRLAHWNAMGVANIVHAYAPLVIYVGGAVALNNPAAVLQPIRNQMDEMVMSNVPEIKLTTLGDEVVVRGALASALTAGTGDRSQM from the coding sequence ATGTCCTACTACGTGGGCGTTGATCTTGGCGCGACCAACGTCCGTGCGGTTGTCGCCGGTGAGGACGGATCGGTATACGGTCGCAGCGATGACACGACGCCGGGTGGACCAACAGGTATTGCAGTTACAGAAGCAGTTCTCGGTGTTGTTCGCGAAGCGTGTGCCGATGCAACTATTGCCCCTGATTCAGTTTCAGCGGCTGGAATCGGTGCAATCGGTCCACTTGATCTTGCCGCCGGCGCTGTTGAAAATCCTGCAAATCTTCCGGACACAATTGATCAGATTCCACTTACAGGTCCATTATCAGTGTTACTCGATACGAAACAGGTATTTCTTCATAACGATACAAACGCAGGGGTAATTGGTGAACGCTTCTATGCTGATCGAAATCCAGATGACATGGTATATCTCACGATTTCATCAGGGATCGGAGCGGGGGTGTGTGTCGATGGAAGTGTTCTCACGGGGTGGGACGGGAACGCGGGCGAAATTGGACATATGACCGTTGACCCACAGGGTCGATTAACCTGTGGTTGCGGACACGATGGTCACTGGGAAGCATACTGTTCGGGAAATAGTATTCCTCGATATGCAAAGCAATTGTATGAAACAAATCCGATTGAGACAGCCATTCCAATTGATGATCCAGCGCTCTCCGCGGTTGATATCTTTCAATATGCACCTGATGATGAATTCGCATCGTATGTGCTTGACCGACTCGCACACTGGAATGCAATGGGCGTTGCAAATATTGTTCACGCATACGCACCATTAGTTATCTATGTTGGCGGTGCCGTTGCATTAAATAATCCTGCTGCAGTGTTGCAACCAATCCGTAATCAAATGGATGAAATGGTGATGTCAAATGTGCCAGAAATAAAGCTCACAACACTTGGGGATGAAGTCGTTGTTCGTGGCGCACTCGCGAGTGCATTAACTGCTGGCACCGGGGATCGGTCCCAGATGTGA
- a CDS encoding pyruvoyl-dependent arginine decarboxylase: MKTIFIIRGAGHASTAMASYDAALAAANIHNYNLTTVSSVIPAEAIVEVVETAPDLGPVGSQLTVVEARMTTAETGQVAAGLGWTTGAGPGLFYEATGTDPESVRQTIDDGLSSGATLRDWSFTDRRVITETAERNPDAGEYTTVVVIAAYGESESLF, translated from the coding sequence GTGAAGACAATTTTTATTATTCGTGGCGCTGGACATGCGTCGACAGCAATGGCGTCATATGACGCTGCACTCGCTGCAGCAAATATTCACAATTATAATCTAACGACTGTTTCTTCTGTTATTCCAGCCGAGGCGATTGTTGAAGTCGTTGAAACTGCTCCAGATCTTGGTCCAGTTGGAAGCCAATTAACTGTTGTTGAAGCACGTATGACAACTGCTGAGACCGGACAAGTTGCTGCAGGACTTGGCTGGACAACTGGCGCTGGTCCTGGTCTTTTTTATGAAGCGACTGGGACAGATCCTGAAAGCGTCCGTCAAACAATCGACGATGGTCTTTCGAGTGGTGCAACACTCCGTGATTGGTCGTTCACTGATCGTCGTGTGATAACTGAAACAGCAGAAAGAAACCCAGATGCTGGCGAGTACACAACTGTTGTTGTTATTGCTGCGTACGGAGAGAGCGAGTCATTATTTTGA
- a CDS encoding DUF5611 family protein: MKEYKMRRGETLADRIPEMKTTIESYFGSITDTESYNGSDLYVVDDPDNPVFQRIVAGGVSYSNKKDTIAVDFVECDPSELDPDDLAAAGDAVDIKNTFLKEATGRDAKSRRESMKRAVEDDAPDY; encoded by the coding sequence ATGAAGGAGTACAAGATGCGTCGAGGGGAAACGCTTGCTGATCGCATCCCAGAGATGAAAACAACCATCGAGTCATACTTTGGGTCGATTACTGACACGGAGTCATACAATGGAAGTGACCTCTACGTCGTGGATGACCCAGATAATCCGGTTTTCCAACGAATTGTTGCTGGTGGGGTCTCATACAGTAATAAAAAAGATACAATTGCTGTCGATTTTGTCGAATGTGATCCAAGCGAACTGGACCCTGATGATCTTGCTGCGGCGGGTGATGCTGTTGATATCAAAAATACGTTTTTGAAAGAGGCAACTGGGCGGGACGCCAAGTCTCGTCGTGAGTCGATGAAGCGCGCTGTTGAGGACGATGCCCCTGATTATTAA
- the ygfZ gene encoding CAF17-like 4Fe-4S cluster assembly/insertion protein YgfZ encodes MTVATEIHDDHGATFEERGGRQVVRDYGRPDRTALAVRKGAGVIERGYGVITVEGDDRIEFVDDTLSNQVPTIDGQGVYALLLDPNGRIKTDIYVYNANKRLLCLTPPDVAADLAEQWADRVFIKDVRVNVASEEFAVFGVHGPQSTEKVASVLNGAGAPEPSLTFVRGSMGDEGVTVIAGDNPLGEENYQVVCSADVADRILETLLTYGLNGVPFGYQVWNTLAVEAGTPRFNTELADQIPNVLGIRNALDFEKGCYIGQEIVSKVENRGQPSKRLVGLRLNQMAEVDSTVTADGDAVGTITSVVESPSIETPIALALINFNTTLTDEGDITITANDSHPIEATPTTLPFVEGSATSARIPTYPEPSAETNM; translated from the coding sequence ATGACAGTTGCGACAGAGATACACGACGACCACGGTGCGACTTTTGAGGAGCGCGGGGGGCGCCAAGTCGTTCGCGATTATGGACGACCCGACCGAACAGCACTTGCGGTTCGAAAAGGTGCTGGGGTAATTGAGCGAGGATATGGCGTCATTACCGTTGAAGGAGATGACCGAATCGAATTTGTTGATGACACACTTTCAAATCAAGTACCAACAATTGATGGACAGGGTGTATATGCACTCTTACTCGACCCAAACGGGCGAATTAAAACCGATATTTATGTGTATAATGCTAATAAGCGACTCCTCTGTCTCACACCACCAGATGTCGCAGCGGATCTTGCTGAGCAATGGGCTGATCGAGTCTTTATTAAAGATGTTCGGGTGAACGTCGCCTCTGAAGAGTTCGCTGTTTTCGGTGTGCATGGTCCACAGTCAACTGAAAAGGTTGCAAGTGTGCTCAATGGCGCTGGGGCTCCCGAGCCATCACTGACCTTTGTACGTGGATCAATGGGCGATGAGGGTGTCACAGTCATCGCTGGTGACAACCCTCTTGGCGAGGAAAATTATCAGGTCGTTTGCAGTGCTGATGTTGCTGATCGTATCCTCGAAACATTATTGACATATGGATTAAATGGTGTTCCATTCGGGTATCAGGTATGGAATACGCTTGCTGTTGAGGCCGGAACACCACGCTTCAATACAGAGCTTGCTGATCAGATTCCAAATGTCCTCGGGATTCGGAATGCGCTCGATTTTGAAAAAGGGTGCTATATTGGACAGGAGATTGTCTCAAAAGTTGAGAACCGTGGACAACCAAGCAAGCGACTTGTTGGTCTCCGATTGAATCAGATGGCTGAGGTAGATTCGACAGTCACCGCCGACGGGGACGCGGTTGGGACGATTACAAGTGTCGTCGAAAGTCCATCGATTGAAACACCGATTGCGCTTGCACTTATTAACTTCAACACAACACTCACCGATGAAGGTGACATAACCATTACAGCAAATGATAGCCATCCTATCGAAGCGACTCCAACAACACTTCCTTTTGTTGAGGGGAGTGCAACTTCTGCTCGGATTCCAACATATCCTGAGCCAAGTGCCGAAACAAACATGTAA
- a CDS encoding deoxyuridine 5'-triphosphate nucleotidohydrolase, whose product MFRAGEFTATHVTPTDTEQVQPNGVDLRIGDILIQQAPGRIGTDHKDIGVRESLTTSKDVFTLDPGGYIVTYAERIAVPEGHVGFVYPRSSLLRNSCMLNTAVWDAGYEGRGEGLLQAHCSIELERGARIAQFVLAEAAHDSVYDGNYQRERIHDNE is encoded by the coding sequence ATGTTTCGTGCTGGTGAGTTTACAGCAACACATGTTACTCCAACCGACACTGAGCAAGTGCAGCCAAATGGTGTTGATCTCCGTATCGGCGATATCCTCATACAGCAAGCTCCGGGTCGGATTGGGACTGATCATAAAGATATTGGAGTGCGTGAGTCACTTACTACCTCAAAGGATGTGTTCACTCTTGATCCAGGCGGGTACATCGTAACATACGCTGAGCGGATTGCGGTTCCTGAGGGACATGTCGGTTTTGTGTATCCACGCTCGTCATTACTTCGAAACTCGTGTATGCTCAACACCGCTGTTTGGGACGCTGGATACGAGGGTCGTGGTGAGGGACTTCTTCAGGCTCATTGTTCAATTGAACTCGAACGCGGTGCGCGAATTGCACAGTTTGTACTTGCGGAGGCTGCACACGATTCGGTGTACGATGGGAACTATCAGCGCGAGCGAATCCATGATAATGAGTAA
- the rimI gene encoding ribosomal protein S18-alanine N-acetyltransferase gives MIDPVDGASQADEITIRAVERADLLEILRIERASFENPWPYQAFTSALDDPVFLAATATETAKIHGYVIGDIMPNHGRDRGHIKDLAVSPSARRNGIGQTLLWTAIRQLATTGAVTVKLEVRAGNTPAQSLYEAVGFEVSRRVPRYYNDGEDALILVLDLQSS, from the coding sequence GTGATTGATCCGGTTGACGGGGCCTCTCAGGCTGATGAAATAACTATCCGTGCAGTCGAGCGTGCAGATCTTCTTGAGATACTCCGGATCGAACGTGCATCCTTTGAGAACCCTTGGCCATATCAGGCATTTACTTCTGCACTTGATGACCCCGTATTCTTGGCTGCAACAGCCACTGAGACAGCAAAAATCCATGGATATGTCATTGGCGATATAATGCCAAATCATGGTCGCGACCGTGGGCATATCAAGGATCTTGCTGTTTCTCCATCTGCACGACGAAACGGTATTGGACAAACTCTTCTATGGACTGCAATTAGGCAACTTGCGACAACGGGTGCGGTAACAGTGAAATTAGAGGTACGAGCGGGCAATACACCTGCGCAATCACTATATGAGGCGGTTGGATTTGAGGTCTCACGGCGTGTGCCACGATACTATAATGACGGTGAAGACGCACTGATTCTAGTTCTTGATTTGCAATCTTCATAA
- a CDS encoding aconitate hydratase, which yields MGQTLTEKILDDHLVEGNLEPGEEIGIDIDQVLTQDTTGTMVWLQFEALDLDEIQTELAAQYCDHQTYQFDFKNTDDHRFLRSAAGTYGAYFSRPGNGICHNVHKENFAAPGKTLLGSDSHTPTPGGLGQLAIGAGGLDISVAMGGGAYYVEMPEVVNVRLEGELPEWATAKDVILEMLRRLSVKGGVGKVFEYTGPGVETLTVPERTTITNMGTELGATSSIFPTDDQTYEYLSRQGRESEYVELEPDEDAEYADEVVLDLSELEPLIATPSMPDNVVPVSEVAGESVEQVIVGSCTNGGYGDILPAAKMVEDREINMGTEMIVAPGSKQASELLAREGWTAEMMAAGVNFSEATCGACIGIGHVPASDSVSLRTFNRNFEGRSGIENDSVYLCSPEVAAAAAIKGEIIDPRDLAEELGDLEPPGMELPDSYDGSKSDIINPGEAIDDDLIKGPNIGDAPIGEPLGPDIAGETLLKMQDNITTDHIIPATSDILKFRSNIQKLSEFTLSRVDETFAQRAIEADSGVLVAGENYGQGSSREHAAMCPQYLGIETVLAQSFARIHKANLFNFGILPLQIDTETYEQISQGDDVEVVTNVAEAVDTGETEFTIRINDEWEATATLNASERERRILSAGGKLRLTKEQYENNTGGAAPADD from the coding sequence ATGGGACAAACACTCACTGAAAAGATTCTTGATGATCATCTTGTCGAAGGGAATCTCGAACCTGGCGAAGAAATCGGAATTGATATTGACCAGGTCCTGACACAAGACACGACTGGTACGATGGTCTGGCTCCAATTTGAGGCGCTTGATCTTGACGAGATTCAAACAGAACTCGCGGCACAGTATTGTGATCACCAGACTTATCAGTTCGATTTTAAAAATACCGACGATCATCGTTTCCTCCGCTCAGCAGCAGGAACATACGGTGCATATTTCTCTCGACCAGGGAATGGAATCTGTCATAACGTACATAAAGAAAACTTTGCAGCGCCTGGAAAGACACTTCTTGGGTCTGATTCTCACACCCCAACGCCCGGCGGGCTTGGACAACTCGCAATCGGAGCGGGCGGACTCGATATCTCCGTTGCCATGGGTGGTGGAGCATATTACGTTGAAATGCCAGAAGTGGTGAATGTTCGTCTTGAGGGTGAACTCCCAGAATGGGCAACAGCAAAAGACGTGATTCTTGAGATGCTTCGTCGATTGTCAGTGAAGGGTGGTGTCGGGAAGGTGTTCGAATACACTGGTCCCGGCGTCGAGACGCTGACGGTCCCTGAGCGGACGACAATCACTAATATGGGGACTGAACTTGGTGCGACATCGTCCATCTTCCCAACGGATGATCAGACATATGAATACCTCTCACGACAAGGACGCGAGAGTGAATATGTCGAACTTGAGCCCGATGAAGACGCCGAATACGCTGATGAGGTCGTACTTGATCTCTCAGAGCTTGAGCCACTTATTGCAACACCATCCATGCCGGACAATGTTGTACCCGTCAGTGAAGTCGCAGGTGAATCTGTTGAGCAAGTCATTGTTGGTTCATGTACAAACGGTGGGTATGGCGATATTCTCCCAGCGGCAAAGATGGTTGAAGATCGCGAAATCAATATGGGCACTGAGATGATTGTAGCGCCAGGTTCAAAACAGGCATCTGAGCTGCTTGCCCGAGAAGGTTGGACTGCTGAAATGATGGCTGCTGGCGTCAACTTCTCAGAAGCTACATGCGGTGCCTGCATTGGTATTGGTCATGTACCAGCATCTGATTCCGTCTCACTTCGAACATTTAATCGGAATTTCGAGGGACGCTCTGGCATTGAAAATGATTCTGTATATCTTTGTTCGCCAGAAGTAGCCGCAGCCGCTGCAATCAAAGGCGAAATTATTGACCCGCGGGACCTTGCTGAGGAACTTGGTGATCTTGAGCCGCCAGGAATGGAGCTTCCTGACTCCTATGATGGCTCAAAGAGTGATATCATAAACCCAGGTGAAGCCATTGATGATGACCTCATCAAGGGTCCGAATATTGGTGATGCGCCAATTGGTGAACCGCTTGGTCCGGATATTGCTGGTGAGACGCTCTTGAAGATGCAAGACAATATCACAACAGACCATATCATCCCGGCAACTTCTGACATTCTCAAATTCCGGTCAAATATTCAAAAACTCTCTGAGTTCACCCTCTCGCGTGTGGATGAAACCTTTGCACAGCGTGCGATTGAGGCTGACAGTGGTGTCCTTGTTGCTGGTGAGAACTATGGACAAGGATCCTCACGTGAGCATGCAGCAATGTGTCCACAATATCTTGGTATTGAGACCGTCCTTGCACAATCATTCGCACGTATTCACAAAGCAAATCTATTTAATTTTGGGATTCTGCCACTGCAGATTGATACGGAAACGTACGAACAGATCAGTCAGGGCGATGATGTTGAAGTTGTCACGAATGTTGCTGAGGCTGTTGACACTGGTGAGACTGAGTTCACAATCCGCATCAATGATGAGTGGGAGGCAACTGCGACGCTCAATGCCTCGGAGCGCGAACGCCGCATTCTAAGTGCAGGTGGGAAACTGCGACTTACGAAGGAGCAGTATGAAAATAATACCGGTGGTGCTGCGCCTGCAGACGACTAA
- a CDS encoding DUF6432 family protein, translating into MRARREFRDRPDVEVAVLDALADRADEGMTVFEIRAAVEADIDTIEDALAALKSDDLIRVENGDDRVVIRVADRVIPDPDAETNTNRSFVDTLRERFGL; encoded by the coding sequence ATGAGAGCGCGGCGCGAGTTTAGAGACCGTCCAGATGTCGAAGTAGCTGTTCTCGATGCACTCGCTGACCGTGCTGATGAAGGGATGACTGTTTTTGAAATCCGCGCAGCTGTCGAAGCTGATATTGACACGATTGAAGATGCGCTCGCAGCACTCAAATCAGATGATCTCATTCGCGTCGAGAATGGAGATGATCGCGTCGTGATACGTGTTGCAGATCGCGTTATTCCTGATCCAGACGCAGAAACCAACACTAATAGAAGCTTTGTCGATACACTTCGCGAGAGATTTGGATTGTGA
- the pan2 gene encoding proteasome-activating nucleotidase Pan2 produces the protein MSRSPSLPERPRLDLDPEMSDAERLSAIRKHYERLLTVNEELDERLTDATETQSELQSEVDKLKRRNETLKTSSLYLASVEELTDNGEVVIKQHGNNQEVLTELSSRLDGDLEAGDRVAINDSFAIQQVLDDETDARAQAMEIDASPQVTYTDIGGIDDQVREVREAVEDPLTNPALFEEVGVEPPSGVLLHGPPGTGKTMLAKAVANETDATFIKMAGSELVRKFIGEGSRLVRDLFDLAAEREPAVIFIDEIDAVASKRTDSKTSGDAEVQRTMMQLLSEMDGFDERGEIRIIAATNRFDMLDEAILRPGRFDRLIEVPKPGHEGREQILEIHTRDMNVADDVDFGELVSDIDEYSGADLASLATEAGMFAIRDDRTEVRRCDFDDAHEKLEDSDTQTTIPGPTTYQY, from the coding sequence ATGTCACGGAGTCCTTCTCTCCCGGAACGCCCGCGTCTAGACCTTGACCCCGAGATGTCAGACGCAGAGCGACTTTCAGCAATCCGCAAGCATTACGAGCGGCTTCTTACAGTTAATGAGGAGCTTGATGAGCGACTGACTGACGCAACTGAGACACAGTCTGAACTTCAATCAGAGGTAGATAAACTCAAACGGAGGAATGAGACGCTTAAAACGTCTTCATTATATCTTGCAAGTGTTGAAGAGCTCACTGATAATGGTGAGGTGGTCATTAAGCAACATGGAAATAATCAAGAAGTACTCACAGAACTTTCATCGCGTCTCGATGGTGATCTTGAGGCTGGTGACCGTGTTGCAATTAATGATTCATTCGCAATCCAACAAGTGCTTGATGATGAGACTGATGCGCGAGCACAAGCAATGGAGATTGACGCCTCACCACAAGTAACATATACAGATATCGGCGGAATAGACGATCAGGTCCGCGAAGTTCGTGAAGCAGTTGAAGATCCGCTTACGAATCCTGCATTATTTGAAGAAGTCGGTGTGGAACCACCATCGGGCGTGTTATTGCATGGACCGCCGGGAACTGGAAAGACAATGCTTGCAAAGGCTGTCGCCAATGAAACAGATGCGACATTCATCAAGATGGCTGGTTCAGAATTAGTTCGGAAATTCATCGGAGAAGGATCGCGTCTTGTCCGCGACCTCTTTGATCTCGCTGCTGAACGTGAGCCCGCAGTTATCTTTATTGATGAGATCGATGCTGTTGCTTCAAAACGAACAGACTCAAAAACATCCGGAGATGCTGAAGTTCAACGAACGATGATGCAATTGCTCTCGGAGATGGATGGCTTCGATGAGCGAGGAGAGATCCGGATCATTGCAGCAACAAATCGATTCGATATGCTTGATGAGGCGATTCTTCGTCCTGGACGGTTTGATAGACTTATTGAGGTGCCAAAACCAGGTCATGAAGGTCGTGAACAGATTCTTGAAATCCATACTCGTGATATGAATGTTGCCGATGATGTCGACTTCGGTGAACTCGTGTCGGATATCGATGAGTATTCTGGGGCAGACCTTGCCTCACTGGCAACCGAGGCAGGAATGTTTGCCATTCGTGATGATCGTACTGAGGTCCGTCGGTGTGACTTTGATGATGCTCATGAGAAGCTTGAAGACTCGGATACACAGACGACAATTCCAGGACCGACGACCTATCAATACTAA
- a CDS encoding DUF7093 family protein encodes MGLTCRFLGHAFGDSEIEHTREERGNEVVATVKKLKTCKRCNIEQVISQNKEVTSIRPTETAEATENSEDTKTSTSSDGWESAPDHKHIRADDSTETTQDDSSVSDAVILDNESTDRDKTQWPADSKESIAVEQQNESAQEQRDDTGAEILTSTSDTDTDTDTDIDADTDVTRTPSTMSNAERDKNISSTRARKEWPTSGRDAVDGASPISSTSWPDPAGEDRGYTAQPDTDSVSIEFSGEGLTPRIEKRASNNETSAPVNEKVNARDETDGQTHNESETQSFTRASEVDRPRSTVPDSHVELYCPHCDHSHPADISSMRAGDICPECRSGYIHERKR; translated from the coding sequence ATGGGACTTACATGTCGGTTCCTTGGTCACGCCTTCGGCGACTCCGAGATTGAGCATACCCGCGAGGAACGCGGCAACGAGGTTGTTGCCACGGTGAAGAAGCTAAAAACGTGTAAAAGATGCAATATTGAACAAGTCATCAGCCAGAATAAAGAAGTTACGTCTATTCGACCGACTGAGACTGCCGAAGCAACTGAAAATTCTGAGGATACTAAGACTAGTACATCTTCGGATGGATGGGAAAGTGCTCCAGATCACAAGCACATCCGTGCTGATGACTCAACGGAGACAACCCAGGACGATTCGTCTGTCAGTGATGCTGTTATACTTGATAATGAATCAACAGATAGGGATAAAACGCAATGGCCTGCAGATTCAAAAGAATCAATAGCAGTTGAACAACAAAACGAATCCGCACAAGAGCAACGCGATGACACCGGTGCAGAAATTCTCACGTCTACTTCTGATACTGATACTGATACTGATACAGATATTGATGCTGATACCGATGTAACTAGAACCCCGTCAACAATGTCTAACGCAGAAAGAGACAAAAATATCTCATCAACCCGTGCGCGAAAAGAATGGCCTACAAGTGGACGCGATGCTGTCGATGGAGCGAGCCCGATATCTTCGACGTCATGGCCAGATCCAGCAGGCGAAGATAGAGGGTATACTGCACAACCAGACACCGATAGTGTGTCAATTGAGTTCAGTGGTGAAGGACTGACGCCACGAATTGAGAAGCGAGCGAGCAACAACGAGACATCAGCACCTGTCAATGAGAAAGTAAACGCGCGTGATGAAACAGATGGGCAGACGCACAATGAGAGCGAGACGCAGTCATTTACTCGTGCGTCAGAAGTAGACAGACCAAGATCAACGGTTCCGGATTCTCATGTCGAATTATACTGTCCACATTGTGATCATTCTCATCCAGCAGATATTTCATCAATGCGTGCTGGTGATATTTGCCCAGAATGTCGAAGTGGATACATTCATGAGAGAAAGCGTTAA